One segment of Brassica napus cultivar Da-Ae chromosome C3, Da-Ae, whole genome shotgun sequence DNA contains the following:
- the LOC111212624 gene encoding S-adenosylmethionine synthase-like: METFLFTSESVNEGHPDKLCDQISDAVLDACLEQDPDSKVACETCTKTNMVMVFGEITTKATVDYEKIVRDTCRSIGFISDDVGLDADKCKVLVNIEQQSPDIAQGVHGHFTKRPEDIGAGDQGHMFGYATDETPELMPLSHVLATKIGAKLTEVRKNGTCRWLRPDGKTQVTVEYYKDNGAMVPVRVHTVLISTQHDETVTNEEIARDLKEHVIKPIIPEKYLDDKTIFHLNPSGRFVIGGPHGDAGLTGRKIIIDTYGGWGAHGGGAFSGKDPTKVDRSGAYIVRQAAKSVVANGMARRALVQVSYAIGVPEPLSVFVDTYGTGLIPDKEILKIVKESFDFRPGMMTINLDLKRGGNGRFLKTAAYGHFGRDDPDFTWEVVKPLKWDKPQA; this comes from the coding sequence ATGGAGACTTTCCTATTCACATCCGAGTCCGTGAACGAAGGACACCCAGACAAGCTTTGCGACCAGATCTCTGACGCAGTCCTCGATGCCTGCCTTGAGCAAGACCCTGACAGCAAAGTCGCCTGTGAGACTTGCACCAAGACCAACATGGTCATGGTCTTCGGTGAGATCACCACCAAAGCTACCGTCGACTACGAGAAGATCGTCCGTGACACTTGCCGCTCCATTGGGTTCATCTCCGATGATGTTGGTCTCGACGCAGACAAATGCAAAGTCCTTGTCAACATCGAGCAACAGAGCCCAGACATTGCTCAAGGTGTTCACGGTCACTTCACCAAGCGCCCGGAAGACATTGGAGCTGGTGACCAGGGTCACATGTTTGGTTACGCCACTGACGAGACCCCTGAGCTCATGCCTCTGAGCCATGTTCTTGCGACCAAGATCGGTGCTAAACTTACTGAAGTGAGGAAGAACGGAACTTGCCGTTGGTTAAGACCAGACGGCAAGACCCAAGTCACTGTCGAGTACTACAAAGACAACGGAGCCATGGTTCCAGTCCGTGTCCACACCGTCCTTATCTCAACCCAGCACGATGAGACCGTGACCAACGAGGAGATCGCACGTGACCTCAAGGAGCACGTGATCAAACCAATCATCCCGGAGAAGTACCTTGACGACAAAACCATCTTCCACCTCAACCCATCAGGCCGGTTCGTGATCGGTGGACCACACGGTGACGCCGGTTTAACCGGACGTAAGATCATCATCGACACTTACGGAGGATGGGGAGCTCACGGTGGAGGTGCTTTCTCAGGGAAAGACCCGACCAAAGTCGACAGAAGCGGAGCTTACATCGTGAGGCAAGCCGCCAAGAGCGTTGTTGCTAACGGAATGGCTCGTAGGGCTCTTGTCCAAGTCTCGTACGCCATTGGAGTTCCCGAGCCGTTGTCTGTGTTCGTGGACACTTACGGAACAGGGTTGATTCCAGACAAGGAGATACTGAAGATCGTGAAAGAGAGCTTCGATTTCAGACCAGGGATGATGACTATTAACTTGGACTTGAAGAGAGGAGGCAATGGAAGGTTTTTGAAAACGGCGGCGTATGGACATTTCGGAAGAGACGACCCTGACTTCACCTGGGAGGTCGTGAAGCCACTCAAGTGGGACAAACCTCAGGCTTAA